A genomic region of Synechococcus sp. NOUM97013 contains the following coding sequences:
- a CDS encoding Gfo/Idh/MocA family protein, with amino-acid sequence MTDPMVPVKVGVIGIGNMGWHHARVLSLLKDAELVGVADPDAQRGSLATEQFGCRWFADYRDMLSEVEAVCIAVPTLLHHPVGLACLEAGLHVLIEKPIAASQEEAAALSEAASRVGRLLQVGHIERFNPAFRELTKVVANEEVVVLEARRHSPHADRANDVSVVLDLMIHDLDLVLELAGSSVVHLAAAGGRSAEGPIDYVNATLGFENGVVASLTASKMSHRKIRTLSAHCRSSLVETDFLNHNLHIHRRAHEWYSADHGELLYRNDGFIEEVSTTSIEPLYAELEHFLQCVRGRETPAVDGQQASRALKLADLIEQAVEQPGVGVPIQSPI; translated from the coding sequence ATGACCGACCCCATGGTTCCGGTGAAGGTCGGTGTGATCGGGATTGGCAATATGGGCTGGCATCACGCCCGTGTGCTCAGTCTTCTCAAGGACGCGGAGCTGGTCGGTGTCGCTGACCCGGATGCGCAACGTGGTTCCTTGGCCACCGAACAATTCGGATGCCGCTGGTTCGCTGACTACCGCGACATGCTCAGTGAGGTGGAGGCGGTGTGCATCGCGGTGCCGACGCTTCTGCATCACCCGGTGGGTCTGGCCTGCCTTGAAGCGGGATTGCATGTCCTGATCGAAAAGCCGATCGCCGCCAGCCAGGAGGAAGCCGCAGCACTTAGCGAGGCTGCCAGTCGTGTCGGCAGGCTGCTCCAGGTCGGACACATCGAGCGCTTCAACCCTGCCTTCCGTGAACTCACCAAGGTGGTGGCCAATGAGGAAGTGGTGGTGCTCGAAGCCCGGCGTCACAGTCCTCACGCTGATCGTGCCAATGACGTGTCGGTGGTGCTCGACCTGATGATTCACGACCTGGATCTCGTGCTCGAACTCGCCGGTTCGTCGGTGGTGCATTTGGCTGCGGCTGGAGGTCGCAGCGCTGAGGGGCCGATCGACTACGTCAACGCGACCCTCGGTTTTGAGAACGGTGTGGTGGCCAGCCTCACGGCCAGCAAGATGAGTCACCGCAAGATCCGCACCCTCAGTGCGCATTGCCGCTCAAGCCTGGTGGAAACCGATTTCCTCAACCACAACCTGCACATTCATCGCAGGGCCCATGAGTGGTACTCCGCGGATCACGGAGAGCTGCTCTATCGCAACGACGGATTCATCGAGGAGGTGAGCACCACCTCCATCGAGCCGTTGTATGCAGAGTTGGAGCATTTTCTCCAGTGCGTCAGAGGCCGCGAGACTCCAGCTGTGGATGGCCAGCAAGCGTCGCGAGCGTTGAAGCTGGCTGATCTGATCGAACAGGCTGTTGAGCAACCTGGCGTCGGCGTTCCGATTCAGTCCCCGATCTGA
- a CDS encoding glycoside hydrolase family 15 protein: MVLSQPTAEDQAQQLERLNKLDQAIEAVVLQRQNPISGLLPASTAHTVHGNYGDAWVRDCVYSIQCVWGLAKAHHRMKGPCQRSWELEQRVVDLMRGLLNAMMRQAGKVERFKRSLDPLDALHAKYDSASGEPVVPDDGWGHLQIDATSLFLLQLAQLTRSGLTLIHNRHEAAFVQNLVYYVSRAYRVPDYGIWERGDKGNHGLPERNASSIGMAKAALEALDGIDLYGEHGDGSTQVLIPHGAVVRLRRALQGLLPRESASKEVDSACLSVIGYPAWAVEDPGLIERTSARIRRELGGAYGYKRFRRDGHQTVVEDISRLHYERDELAKFEGIESEWPLFLAYELMTACCEQRWDEARQWRQRLEALQVDRDGQRLFPELYLVPEELLALERRNPGSQRRVANENVPLLWTQSLAWLGEMLLEGLIEAEDLDPCGRRHQGSLGSPAVLVALVPADAVVAQRLQSLGLPVSEPNHAGLKVLPSDALRERLEYVGADAALGLTGHPPLRPETTVTARLYRQGDQTLGFLPAVLEEGTFFLSHDPRHLVDTVVNELHLLQRHWQGPGAPLLLIPVQAALLERSSRLLLELTARLQSGCVEGVTVQFGDLETLAQQAQWQKLPAELDRFSPTAEGQAAELLQDSTDLSDLTAAQEQELDDVPLKELRRRLWSSHSLREQAEVLELLTRRLGHQAILTSPQGAPVELNTLVEEIYRRGLKQEDWNVARRCAGAIGLIHPQLEDAVIDLLSRQKQVVVGRNYTSDSRLVSPISSQAIAALIDRTCGIDSRERMLQQELLLALDGIARREPDMIRGSLTFQLGQLLLLLTSELASERQLSQDEAFEALCDEPPHQISLRLRTVLADVDHARAALQRRELLHLSGQVQWNIPEPLDERPGGSNWLQHRIRLGSLQQVPKEFYAGIWSLLHHCRGLVIGDKLERRNRLTSALLLEKTPGERNFAIQVEHLLSRIGAPEYRQLCTESLLSLMAFATANPSMRFDDDIALDVVIGHAVRVGWRDTHPEQPTEDYPLHKATAWEQFYRSSPAECRQWQIQALRELAEQAGLN, from the coding sequence ATGGTTCTGTCGCAGCCGACAGCTGAAGACCAAGCCCAACAACTGGAGCGGCTAAACAAACTGGATCAGGCGATCGAGGCCGTGGTGCTGCAGCGCCAGAACCCGATCAGCGGACTGCTGCCAGCCAGCACAGCCCACACCGTGCATGGCAATTACGGCGATGCCTGGGTCCGGGACTGCGTCTATTCGATTCAATGTGTGTGGGGCCTGGCAAAGGCGCATCACCGGATGAAAGGCCCCTGCCAGCGCAGCTGGGAGCTGGAGCAGCGCGTGGTGGACCTGATGCGCGGATTACTCAACGCGATGATGCGCCAGGCCGGGAAGGTGGAGCGCTTCAAGCGCAGCCTGGATCCACTCGATGCCTTGCATGCCAAATACGACAGCGCCAGCGGGGAGCCCGTGGTTCCGGATGACGGCTGGGGACATCTGCAGATCGATGCCACGTCCCTGTTCCTGCTGCAGCTGGCTCAACTGACCCGCAGCGGCCTCACCCTGATCCACAACCGGCACGAAGCGGCCTTTGTTCAGAACCTGGTGTACTACGTGTCCCGGGCTTACCGGGTGCCGGACTACGGCATCTGGGAACGGGGCGACAAGGGCAATCACGGGCTGCCGGAGCGCAATGCCAGCTCCATCGGCATGGCCAAAGCAGCGCTCGAAGCCCTCGATGGCATCGACCTCTACGGCGAACACGGCGATGGCAGCACCCAAGTCCTGATCCCCCATGGCGCCGTCGTGCGTCTGCGACGGGCCCTCCAGGGCCTGCTGCCAAGGGAATCCGCCAGCAAAGAAGTCGACAGCGCCTGCCTCTCGGTGATCGGCTATCCGGCCTGGGCTGTGGAGGACCCAGGCCTGATTGAGCGCACCAGCGCACGCATCCGGCGTGAACTCGGCGGCGCTTACGGCTACAAGCGCTTCCGCCGCGACGGCCATCAGACCGTGGTGGAGGACATCAGCCGTTTGCACTACGAACGGGATGAACTGGCCAAGTTCGAAGGGATCGAATCGGAATGGCCCCTGTTCCTGGCCTACGAATTGATGACTGCCTGCTGCGAGCAGCGCTGGGACGAAGCCAGGCAATGGCGGCAGCGCCTGGAGGCGCTCCAGGTGGACCGCGATGGGCAGCGCCTCTTCCCTGAGCTGTATCTCGTTCCTGAAGAGCTGCTGGCCTTGGAACGACGCAACCCCGGCAGCCAACGGCGTGTCGCCAATGAGAACGTTCCGCTGCTCTGGACCCAGAGCCTGGCCTGGCTTGGAGAGATGCTCCTGGAGGGGTTGATCGAAGCCGAGGATCTTGACCCGTGCGGGCGGCGACATCAGGGGTCTCTGGGAAGCCCTGCCGTGCTGGTGGCGCTGGTTCCCGCTGACGCGGTCGTCGCCCAGCGACTGCAGAGCCTGGGGCTGCCTGTGAGTGAGCCCAACCATGCGGGCCTGAAGGTGCTGCCCTCCGATGCCCTGAGGGAGCGGCTGGAATATGTCGGCGCTGATGCCGCACTCGGCCTTACAGGGCACCCACCACTGAGACCTGAAACCACCGTCACAGCCCGCCTGTATCGCCAAGGCGACCAGACTCTCGGGTTCTTACCCGCCGTGTTGGAGGAAGGGACCTTCTTCCTGAGCCATGACCCACGTCATCTCGTGGACACGGTCGTCAACGAACTGCATCTGCTGCAACGGCACTGGCAAGGTCCTGGCGCACCACTGCTGCTGATTCCCGTGCAGGCCGCTCTACTGGAACGCAGCAGCAGACTGCTGCTGGAGCTGACCGCGCGGCTGCAGAGCGGCTGCGTGGAAGGGGTGACCGTGCAGTTCGGCGACCTGGAGACCCTGGCTCAGCAAGCCCAGTGGCAGAAGCTACCCGCTGAGCTTGACCGTTTCAGCCCGACTGCCGAAGGCCAGGCTGCGGAGCTGCTGCAGGACTCCACCGACTTGAGCGACCTCACGGCAGCGCAGGAACAAGAACTGGACGACGTCCCGCTGAAGGAGCTGCGACGCAGGCTTTGGAGCAGCCACTCCCTCCGGGAACAGGCGGAGGTGCTGGAACTGCTCACCCGTCGGTTGGGGCATCAGGCCATCCTCACGAGCCCGCAAGGCGCGCCTGTGGAGCTGAACACGCTTGTGGAGGAGATTTACCGGCGCGGACTGAAGCAGGAGGACTGGAACGTGGCGCGCCGCTGCGCCGGCGCCATCGGTCTGATCCATCCACAGCTGGAAGATGCCGTGATCGATCTCCTCAGCCGCCAGAAACAGGTGGTGGTGGGGCGCAACTACACCAGCGACTCACGGCTGGTCAGTCCTATCTCCAGCCAAGCCATCGCCGCTCTGATTGATCGCACCTGCGGCATCGACAGCCGGGAACGGATGTTGCAGCAGGAGCTGCTGCTGGCCCTCGACGGCATCGCGCGACGCGAGCCCGACATGATCAGAGGATCTCTGACATTCCAGCTCGGTCAGCTACTGCTGTTGCTGACCTCAGAGCTGGCCAGTGAACGCCAGCTCAGCCAGGACGAAGCCTTTGAGGCCCTTTGTGATGAACCACCTCACCAGATCAGTCTGCGCTTGCGAACGGTGCTGGCAGACGTCGATCACGCCCGGGCAGCCCTACAACGCCGCGAGCTGCTTCACCTAAGCGGACAGGTGCAATGGAACATCCCGGAACCCCTGGACGAACGCCCTGGCGGTAGCAACTGGTTGCAGCACCGCATTCGTCTTGGATCTCTGCAACAGGTCCCCAAGGAGTTCTACGCCGGGATTTGGTCACTCCTCCACCACTGCCGCGGCCTGGTGATTGGCGACAAGCTGGAACGCCGCAACCGACTCACCAGTGCTTTGCTGCTGGAAAAAACGCCTGGAGAGCGAAACTTCGCCATTCAGGTGGAGCACCTGCTCAGCCGCATCGGGGCTCCGGAATATCGCCAGCTCTGCACCGAGAGCCTGCTCTCGTTGATGGCCTTCGCCACAGCAAATCCGAGCATGCGCTTCGACGACGACATCGCCCTGGATGTGGTGATAGGACACGCCGTGCGTGTGGGCTGGCGAGACACCCATCCCGAGCAGCCGACAGAGGACTACCCCCTCCATAAGGCAACGGCATGGGAGCAGTTCTATCGATCTTCCCCAGCGGAATGCCGCCAGTGGCAGATCCAGGCGCTAAGAGAGCTCGCCGAACAAGCAGGGCTGAACTGA
- a CDS encoding WecB/TagA/CpsF family glycosyltransferase, translating into MEPITTGPRDQRRCRVLGIPIDVCRDVFAAAIGLHSDGGGQIVTLNAEMTMNARRDSDLGAVIEAADLVVPDGAGVVWALGRQGVKVRRSPGIELAWSLLTYAAAHGWRVALVGASPDVMERLLDRLSVQLPDLKLVFAENGYQQPSDWPLLEARLKSLRPDLVLVALGVPRQEFWSCSQRQGLPGLWMGVGGSFDVWSGLKQRAPEWTSRLRLEWLYRLVQEPSRWRRYLVLPRFVWTVLRRGERRS; encoded by the coding sequence ATGGAACCAATCACCACTGGTCCGCGCGATCAGCGCCGGTGCCGCGTGCTCGGCATCCCCATTGATGTCTGCCGGGATGTGTTCGCCGCTGCCATCGGTCTGCACAGCGATGGTGGTGGTCAGATCGTCACCCTCAATGCTGAGATGACGATGAATGCCCGTCGCGACAGCGATTTGGGTGCTGTCATTGAGGCTGCGGATCTTGTGGTGCCGGATGGAGCCGGCGTGGTCTGGGCTCTGGGACGGCAGGGCGTGAAGGTGCGCCGCAGTCCAGGGATTGAGCTGGCCTGGTCATTACTTACCTATGCCGCTGCCCATGGCTGGCGTGTTGCGCTGGTAGGCGCTTCCCCTGATGTGATGGAGCGTCTGCTGGATCGACTCAGCGTCCAGTTGCCTGATCTGAAACTTGTATTTGCTGAAAACGGCTATCAGCAGCCTTCGGACTGGCCTTTGTTGGAAGCACGGCTAAAAAGCCTCAGGCCCGATCTTGTGTTGGTGGCACTCGGGGTACCCAGACAGGAATTTTGGTCCTGCAGCCAGCGTCAGGGGTTGCCAGGACTCTGGATGGGTGTTGGAGGCAGTTTCGACGTCTGGTCCGGTCTGAAGCAACGGGCTCCCGAATGGACCAGTCGACTCCGGTTGGAGTGGCTGTATCGCCTCGTTCAGGAACCGAGCCGCTGGCGCCGGTACCTGGTGCTACCTCGTTTTGTCTGGACAGTGCTGCGCCGTGGAGAACGGCGCAGCTGA
- a CDS encoding photosystem II reaction center protein K → MAALSLDLLAQLPEAYQAFGPLIDILPIIPVFFLLLAFVWQASVGFR, encoded by the coding sequence ATGGCTGCACTTTCCCTCGATCTGCTGGCCCAGCTTCCTGAGGCTTATCAAGCTTTCGGTCCGCTGATCGACATCCTGCCGATCATCCCTGTGTTCTTCCTGCTTCTGGCCTTCGTGTGGCAGGCCTCGGTCGGCTTCCGTTAA